One region of Cellvibrio zantedeschiae genomic DNA includes:
- a CDS encoding TonB-dependent receptor domain-containing protein produces the protein MKKNRSSSDHTNLLGGIGGLSVLCASLLSPILYAAPNGETAGDVQEVVVTGSRIKRDGFDASTPVSVISAEDIKLSGKINVEEQLAKSPQFVASTNGGASANTVPGGTADVNLRGFGATRNLVLVNGRRFAIHGPEQVTDLNTIPSALIERTEIVTGGSSAVYGSDAITGVVNFIMRDDFEGVELNAQYGADSPTGTGNYSFDITAGTNFDEGRGNAVISINKLTRGGITRGERGDFAFDSLSDGCVVKGSGTDHSAGDVFNASLASCVSAGGELGFVRGGSGDIPASRISGIPLPGSAQSNAALNAAYTGAGIGNFGAFGVTFDNTGKTARAALDPQDRFNLGPDNYLIIPQERVMANLFSHYDFSEKATGYLELHYSENTVDAQLAPSNVGTTTLLNVNNPYLSAGMQEVLNQLDLRETGSTKVTSGSTSRTTVAGDGLAMVTLGKRYSEVGKRRSETERDVFRGALGIKGELGSYSNNFLSNLNYDVYYTYAKTDTTEDLFNALSRSQLQAALLSNGSNKPVCNVFGLNVDEACAKAIRISAKNTTEASMKVFAASISGDLFQLPAGAVGFAVGTEWRSTSAQYSPDTYLSSGDVVGFNAGLPTGGSLSVKEIFSEMRVPLVKDVTAIKNLTANAAFRYSDYSLSGIGGAATYLGGLEWQVNDDLAFRGQFQRAIRAPNMAELFGGLRRSVETATDPCSSKQPASQQTADVRAVCEATGVPTSQVFTAGVQPNTIIPADFGGNPNVGEETSDTKTLGVVITPSALPNLRLSLDYFDITLDGAIATLGGGLNNTLNLCYNVIKDANSEFCKAVHRDGNTGAITDSNAVQIRQANTGALETSGVDLAMRYSFELSNSKIDVGTDWTYTDDFSLTPVQAFPNVINHCVGSYGATCGEPIPEYRGTTRITWALDNYSFSLRHRYMSAVTIDTHVLPTRLGKTAPALSTLVYPKLPSQQYLDISFTANVMENIQLYGGINNVLDNDPPVVGSAQIRANTYPATYDVLGQEYFIGINAKF, from the coding sequence ATGAAAAAGAATCGTTCCAGCTCAGATCACACTAATTTATTGGGAGGCATCGGCGGTTTAAGCGTTCTGTGTGCCTCACTCCTGAGCCCCATTTTGTATGCCGCGCCCAATGGTGAAACTGCCGGCGACGTGCAAGAAGTTGTGGTAACAGGTTCGCGCATCAAGCGCGATGGTTTTGATGCATCCACCCCCGTATCCGTTATCAGCGCCGAGGACATCAAGCTGTCCGGCAAAATCAACGTGGAAGAACAGCTAGCTAAATCGCCCCAGTTTGTGGCTTCCACCAACGGCGGCGCCTCTGCCAATACAGTTCCCGGAGGTACGGCTGACGTCAACTTGCGCGGCTTCGGCGCTACCCGCAATCTCGTGTTGGTCAATGGTCGCCGCTTTGCGATCCATGGGCCGGAACAAGTCACCGACCTGAATACCATTCCTTCCGCATTGATTGAGCGAACCGAGATTGTCACCGGCGGCTCCTCTGCTGTTTACGGCTCCGATGCCATCACCGGTGTGGTCAACTTCATCATGCGTGATGACTTTGAAGGTGTAGAGCTCAATGCACAATACGGTGCAGATAGCCCCACCGGTACCGGCAACTACAGTTTCGATATCACCGCCGGCACTAACTTTGACGAAGGTCGCGGTAACGCGGTTATCTCCATTAACAAGCTCACGCGCGGCGGCATTACCCGTGGCGAGCGCGGTGATTTTGCATTTGATTCGCTCTCTGACGGTTGCGTAGTGAAAGGCAGCGGTACTGATCACAGTGCGGGCGACGTGTTTAACGCATCACTTGCCAGTTGTGTAAGCGCAGGTGGCGAGCTCGGTTTTGTACGCGGCGGCAGTGGTGATATTCCGGCGTCGCGCATTTCCGGTATTCCTTTACCCGGTTCGGCGCAATCCAACGCTGCTTTGAATGCAGCTTATACGGGAGCGGGCATAGGTAACTTTGGCGCCTTCGGTGTGACTTTTGATAACACCGGTAAAACCGCACGCGCAGCTCTGGACCCGCAAGATCGCTTCAACCTCGGGCCAGACAACTACCTGATTATTCCGCAAGAACGTGTAATGGCGAACCTCTTCAGCCATTACGACTTTAGCGAGAAGGCTACCGGTTACCTTGAGTTGCACTACAGCGAAAATACCGTAGACGCACAGCTCGCACCCAGCAACGTAGGCACCACCACCCTGTTAAACGTGAACAATCCTTACCTGTCCGCAGGCATGCAGGAAGTGCTCAACCAACTGGATTTGCGCGAAACCGGCAGCACCAAAGTCACTAGTGGCTCCACCTCGCGCACCACAGTTGCAGGCGACGGTTTGGCGATGGTCACTTTGGGCAAACGTTACAGCGAAGTGGGTAAGCGCCGCTCGGAAACCGAGCGCGATGTATTCCGCGGTGCCTTGGGTATAAAAGGTGAGTTGGGCAGTTACTCCAATAACTTCCTGAGCAACCTCAACTACGACGTTTATTACACCTACGCCAAAACCGACACCACCGAAGATCTGTTCAATGCTTTATCGCGCAGCCAATTACAAGCGGCGCTTCTCAGCAACGGCAGCAACAAGCCCGTGTGTAATGTGTTCGGGTTGAATGTAGATGAAGCCTGTGCGAAGGCCATCAGAATCAGCGCAAAAAATACCACCGAAGCCAGCATGAAAGTATTTGCGGCCAGCATTTCCGGTGATTTATTCCAATTGCCTGCAGGCGCAGTCGGTTTTGCGGTGGGTACAGAATGGCGCAGTACCAGCGCGCAATATTCGCCAGATACTTATTTATCCTCCGGCGATGTCGTGGGCTTTAACGCAGGTTTACCGACCGGCGGCAGCCTGAGCGTTAAAGAGATATTCTCTGAAATGCGCGTACCTCTGGTTAAAGATGTCACGGCCATTAAAAACCTTACCGCCAACGCAGCCTTCCGTTATTCAGATTACAGCTTGTCCGGGATTGGCGGGGCGGCAACTTATTTAGGTGGTTTGGAATGGCAAGTTAATGATGACTTAGCATTCCGCGGCCAATTCCAACGCGCCATACGTGCGCCCAATATGGCTGAATTGTTTGGCGGCTTGCGTCGTTCAGTGGAGACAGCGACAGATCCATGTTCCAGCAAACAACCCGCATCCCAGCAAACTGCCGATGTTCGCGCCGTCTGCGAAGCCACCGGTGTTCCTACATCACAAGTGTTCACAGCGGGCGTGCAGCCCAACACCATTATTCCAGCGGATTTTGGTGGCAACCCCAACGTGGGTGAAGAGACCTCGGACACCAAAACCCTGGGTGTTGTTATTACTCCATCTGCCCTGCCTAACCTGCGCTTGAGCCTGGATTATTTCGATATCACCTTGGACGGTGCTATCGCCACCTTGGGCGGCGGCCTCAACAATACCCTCAACCTCTGTTACAACGTGATCAAGGATGCAAATAGCGAATTCTGTAAAGCGGTTCATCGCGACGGCAACACAGGCGCAATTACCGATAGCAATGCCGTGCAAATTCGCCAGGCCAACACCGGCGCGCTGGAAACCTCTGGTGTGGATTTGGCGATGCGTTACAGCTTTGAACTCAGTAACAGCAAAATCGATGTGGGAACCGATTGGACTTACACCGATGATTTCTCGCTCACACCTGTGCAGGCGTTCCCGAATGTTATCAACCACTGTGTAGGTTCTTACGGGGCAACCTGTGGCGAACCAATCCCGGAATATCGCGGCACCACTCGCATTACCTGGGCCTTGGACAATTACTCATTTAGCCTGCGTCACCGCTATATGAGTGCCGTCACTATAGATACCCATGTATTGCCAACACGCCTCGGCAAAACAGCGCCGGCGCTTAGCACCTTGGTGTATCCAAAATTACCTTCCCAGCAATATCTGGATATTTCTTTCACTGCCAATGTGATGGAAAACATTCAGTTGTATGGCGGTATCAACAACGTCCTCGACAATGATCCACCAGTGGTAGGTAGCGCGCAAATTCGTGCAAATACTTATCCCGCAACTTATGACGTACTCGGGCAAGAGTATTTCATTGGTATCAATGCCAAGTTTTAA
- a CDS encoding IclR family transcriptional regulator, with product MQEHETNNESGEEAKGKGLSGAQTLIRGLEILSVVANGTGNLQDIANALGLSRSTAHRLANTMVEQRFLNFTPRIGYSLGAKLIELGHKSSQQMSLPRVAYEHIALLASATGDTVHLGVLDNDSALYLDKIPGSRRIEISSRIGERQPLSSTGLGKALLLDHSKTQLEAIYNREQSQYHTNLESWLERMDAYSRQGCAFDLEENEDRIRCVAAPIRNAGDKIIGSISVASAAQYMDDERMNELRESVIATAKAISAEYGWSEKSVTK from the coding sequence ATGCAGGAACATGAAACCAATAACGAATCGGGTGAAGAAGCTAAGGGAAAGGGCCTTTCAGGGGCGCAAACTCTCATTCGCGGCTTGGAAATTTTGTCGGTAGTCGCCAATGGCACCGGTAATTTGCAGGATATCGCCAATGCTTTAGGGCTATCGCGCTCAACCGCGCACCGGCTTGCCAACACCATGGTTGAACAACGGTTTCTGAATTTCACTCCGCGTATTGGTTACAGCCTGGGCGCAAAATTAATTGAGCTTGGGCATAAATCATCCCAGCAAATGAGCTTGCCCCGGGTTGCCTACGAGCACATCGCACTCCTCGCCTCCGCTACTGGCGATACGGTGCACTTGGGGGTGTTGGATAATGACAGCGCGCTCTATCTGGACAAAATTCCCGGTTCGCGCCGCATTGAAATCAGCTCGCGCATTGGCGAGCGCCAGCCGCTCAGTTCTACCGGGTTGGGGAAAGCATTGTTGCTCGACCATTCCAAAACGCAGCTGGAAGCCATTTATAACCGCGAGCAAAGCCAGTACCACACCAATTTGGAAAGCTGGCTGGAGCGGATGGATGCATATAGCCGCCAGGGCTGTGCATTTGACCTGGAAGAAAACGAAGACCGCATTCGCTGCGTAGCGGCGCCTATTCGCAATGCGGGCGACAAAATTATTGGTTCAATTAGCGTTGCCTCGGCGGCCCAGTACATGGACGACGAGCGCATGAATGAACTGAGGGAAAGCGTTATTGCTACGGCGAAAGCCATCTCCGCTGAATACGGATGGAGTGAAAAATCCGTCACTAAATAA
- a CDS encoding SDR family NAD(P)-dependent oxidoreductase, with translation MLLQGKRVLVTGGTHGIGRATALMVAAQGADVGINDLQNGDAAASLVQEIQAMGRRAFFHAGDVADPQVATDFIAAAVKNFNGVDVFVSNAGICPFHSFLEMPIETLRRTMDVNLLGAYTMCQAAAQQMVSQGKDSQGRGGSIIAISSISALVGGEMQTHYTPTKAGVHSLMQSTAIALGKYGIRCNSVMPGTIQTDINKDDLSNPEKRAYMEKRIPLGRLGVPEDIAKVVVFLASDLADYVTGASVLADGGMFVNLQ, from the coding sequence ATGTTGTTGCAAGGCAAAAGAGTTTTAGTCACCGGCGGCACTCACGGTATTGGCCGCGCAACGGCATTGATGGTTGCGGCCCAAGGTGCAGATGTTGGTATTAATGATCTTCAAAACGGTGACGCTGCTGCCAGCCTTGTGCAAGAAATTCAGGCTATGGGCCGCCGCGCATTTTTTCATGCGGGTGATGTTGCAGATCCCCAAGTTGCCACGGATTTTATTGCAGCGGCCGTAAAAAATTTTAATGGTGTGGACGTGTTTGTCTCCAACGCTGGCATTTGCCCCTTCCACAGTTTTTTAGAAATGCCTATCGAGACCTTGCGCCGCACTATGGATGTAAATCTGCTCGGCGCCTACACCATGTGCCAGGCTGCCGCGCAACAAATGGTTAGCCAGGGTAAAGATTCCCAAGGTCGCGGCGGTTCTATTATTGCAATCAGTTCCATTTCGGCGTTGGTGGGCGGTGAAATGCAAACCCACTACACACCAACCAAAGCAGGCGTACATTCGCTTATGCAATCCACGGCCATCGCATTGGGAAAATATGGCATACGCTGCAACTCGGTGATGCCTGGCACAATCCAAACTGACATCAACAAAGACGATTTAAGTAATCCCGAAAAACGTGCCTATATGGAAAAACGAATTCCACTCGGGCGCTTGGGGGTGCCAGAAGATATTGCCAAGGTAGTAGTATTTTTAGCATCAGATCTTGCGGACTATGTGACGGGTGCTTCGGTACTTGCAGATGGCGGGATGTTTGTAAATTTGCAGTGA
- a CDS encoding L-lactate dehydrogenase, whose protein sequence is MILANIEDYRTLARKRLPHFLFEYIDGGAFSETTLRNNSADLQTIALRQRVLRDVSSVSTATTLFGKEYAMPLGLSPIGIAGLNARRGEVQAAQAAEEAGVPFCLSTVSACAIDEVRAAVNNPIWFQLYMIKDRGFLREILARAKAAGTDTLLFTVDMPVPATRYRDMRSGLSSGTILQRKITRARQVLMRPQWAWDVGLFGRPHTLGNIAPVLGDNAGIDEFWSWLAQNFDPTVTWADIDRIRAEWDGKFIIKGILDSEDAKQAASIGADGIIVSNHGGRQLDGALSSIRALPDIADAVGNDLGIILDSGVRSGLDVVRALALGANFVMIGRPWVYALAARQKKGVREILDIFKNEMRVAMALSGNTSVNTIKRDSLVNL, encoded by the coding sequence ATGATCCTGGCCAATATCGAAGATTACCGAACACTCGCACGCAAACGCTTGCCGCATTTTTTATTTGAATATATCGACGGCGGCGCCTTTAGTGAAACTACGTTGCGCAACAACAGTGCCGATTTGCAAACTATCGCTTTGCGTCAGCGAGTGCTGCGCGATGTTTCCTCCGTATCAACCGCTACGACTTTGTTTGGAAAAGAATATGCCATGCCCTTGGGTTTATCGCCCATAGGTATCGCCGGTTTAAACGCGCGGCGCGGTGAAGTACAAGCAGCACAAGCGGCGGAAGAAGCAGGTGTACCTTTTTGTCTTTCAACAGTGTCGGCCTGTGCAATTGATGAAGTGCGTGCAGCGGTAAATAATCCCATCTGGTTTCAGTTGTACATGATTAAAGATCGCGGATTTTTGCGCGAGATTTTAGCGCGCGCAAAAGCAGCGGGAACCGATACTTTGTTATTTACGGTTGATATGCCGGTGCCTGCAACACGCTACCGCGATATGCGATCCGGTTTATCGTCCGGCACTATATTGCAACGTAAAATTACGCGCGCACGGCAGGTACTTATGCGTCCACAATGGGCGTGGGATGTCGGATTGTTTGGTCGTCCGCACACGCTCGGTAATATTGCGCCCGTGTTAGGTGATAACGCGGGGATTGATGAATTTTGGAGTTGGCTTGCACAAAATTTTGATCCAACAGTCACTTGGGCGGATATAGATCGCATTCGCGCAGAGTGGGACGGAAAATTTATTATCAAAGGTATTCTGGATTCGGAAGACGCCAAGCAAGCGGCATCAATAGGCGCAGATGGCATTATTGTTTCCAATCACGGTGGTCGACAATTGGATGGCGCCCTGTCATCCATTCGTGCATTGCCAGACATTGCTGATGCCGTGGGCAATGACCTCGGTATTATTTTAGACAGCGGTGTACGCAGCGGACTTGATGTCGTACGTGCACTCGCACTCGGTGCAAATTTTGTAATGATTGGACGACCTTGGGTTTATGCTTTGGCGGCGCGCCAGAAAAAAGGTGTGCGGGAAATATTGGATATTTTTAAAAACGAAATGCGCGTTGCAATGGCGCTCTCTGGCAATACATCGGTCAACACAATTAAACGTGACAGTTTGGTAAATTTATAA
- a CDS encoding glycoside hydrolase family 31 protein gives MMNRKAILNFLSLPVFILFGSISLSSAAQEKASLIDDTQKLNVEISKNKIAVDVFSKNKKIIALDDIRFNDTAASRWTLSNTSENSITLVGEFPAHVDFYNPVTNTQPRSVNLTLSKVAGGFRLNAEPAWGRSTALHFNYLGDHFFGLSEPLQPDAQVSPDLTGSSINVDINSEDAYLHENYATAYSAFYISSFGYGSFFDSFARGRYDLAINGKNRITHDTGKLDWYVFPGDDGVAIQQKYFALIGAPKHVPAWGLGPMGWRDQNNGGAPEILDDVKKMRELKIPFTSWFVDRPYSDGAHAWSKMNFNSLFANPAQWINQLRTQEGLEFMTWTATATFNDYSVAKHLPGRFSYLDLSDAATVNVFQKALAEKQHAFGVKGHKMDRADEVFPAAEDWADKNVTIPERRNKYSYLMAKVHDEALRKQWGDDQLTFARSAYQRSQPYLSAIWGGDPRTSWEGLQSNIANAMRSSFMGFPVWGTDVGGYQGDGYIPENLYIRWMQAGSMSGLFEIKLDGAGGAGNDRMPWRYDEKFQAIFRKICEERMQFLPYLYSLANTSATKGALMQPLAYRHLLDKNTYAIADEFYLGNALLIAPVLHDGETRSVYLPKGNWIDFDNTAQRYEGGKTIKVNAPLNTLPRFIAENSIFVQGDTFKGSNRNWSNQASHLTIFANPAQAKGDTTFTYVDLLDGNKQKSFVMQRDKKKISLDIPALNHASELTVFLVKSPKNISLNGKAATWKFDESTQQIRLPLGLNENSKVEINL, from the coding sequence ATGATGAATAGAAAAGCGATATTGAATTTCTTAAGTCTCCCGGTGTTTATTTTGTTTGGCAGTATAAGTTTATCCAGTGCGGCGCAAGAAAAAGCGAGCCTTATAGACGATACGCAAAAGCTGAATGTAGAAATTAGCAAAAATAAAATAGCGGTAGATGTTTTCAGCAAAAACAAAAAAATTATCGCGCTTGATGATATTCGCTTCAACGATACAGCTGCGTCCCGATGGACCTTGTCAAACACCTCAGAAAATTCAATCACGCTTGTAGGTGAGTTTCCTGCCCATGTGGATTTTTATAATCCGGTCACCAACACTCAGCCGCGCTCAGTTAATCTTACGCTAAGCAAAGTTGCGGGCGGCTTTCGTTTAAATGCGGAACCTGCCTGGGGCAGATCGACTGCCTTGCATTTTAATTATCTCGGCGACCACTTCTTTGGTTTGTCAGAACCCTTGCAACCTGACGCACAAGTATCACCTGATTTAACAGGCAGTAGCATTAACGTAGATATCAATAGCGAAGATGCTTACCTTCACGAAAATTACGCGACTGCCTATTCCGCGTTTTATATCAGTAGCTTTGGTTATGGTTCCTTTTTCGATAGCTTTGCGCGCGGCCGCTACGATTTAGCGATTAATGGAAAAAATCGCATTACTCACGACACCGGAAAGTTGGATTGGTATGTGTTTCCCGGTGACGACGGCGTTGCCATACAACAAAAATATTTTGCATTAATCGGTGCACCTAAACATGTACCCGCCTGGGGCTTGGGGCCAATGGGATGGCGCGATCAAAATAACGGTGGTGCGCCAGAAATTCTTGACGATGTTAAGAAAATGCGTGAGTTAAAAATTCCGTTTACTTCATGGTTTGTTGATCGCCCTTACAGCGATGGTGCTCACGCTTGGTCAAAAATGAATTTCAATTCATTATTTGCAAATCCTGCGCAGTGGATTAACCAATTGCGTACGCAGGAAGGTCTGGAATTTATGACCTGGACGGCCACCGCAACTTTTAACGATTATTCCGTTGCAAAACATTTGCCCGGCAGATTTTCTTATCTCGATTTAAGTGATGCTGCGACTGTAAATGTTTTCCAAAAAGCGCTCGCCGAAAAACAACACGCATTTGGTGTTAAAGGCCACAAGATGGATCGCGCTGATGAAGTATTTCCCGCCGCAGAAGATTGGGCAGACAAAAATGTGACGATTCCAGAGCGCCGTAATAAATATTCTTACTTGATGGCGAAAGTACATGACGAAGCCTTGCGCAAACAATGGGGGGATGACCAACTCACATTTGCACGTTCCGCTTATCAACGCAGCCAACCTTATTTGAGCGCAATTTGGGGCGGTGATCCGCGCACCAGTTGGGAAGGTTTGCAAAGCAATATCGCCAACGCTATGCGTTCATCATTTATGGGCTTCCCGGTGTGGGGAACAGATGTGGGTGGTTACCAGGGCGATGGTTATATTCCAGAAAATCTTTACATCCGCTGGATGCAAGCGGGCAGCATGAGTGGCTTATTTGAAATTAAATTAGATGGTGCTGGTGGTGCTGGAAATGATCGCATGCCCTGGCGCTACGATGAAAAATTCCAGGCTATTTTCCGCAAAATTTGTGAAGAGCGCATGCAATTTTTGCCTTATTTATATTCGCTGGCAAATACAAGTGCAACAAAGGGTGCATTAATGCAACCGCTCGCTTACCGCCATCTGTTAGATAAAAACACCTACGCAATTGCTGACGAATTTTATTTGGGTAATGCCTTGCTAATTGCACCGGTTTTACACGATGGCGAAACGCGCAGTGTTTATTTACCCAAGGGCAACTGGATTGATTTTGATAATACTGCACAGCGTTACGAGGGCGGTAAAACCATAAAGGTCAATGCACCGCTCAATACCTTGCCACGCTTTATTGCTGAAAATTCCATTTTTGTGCAAGGCGATACTTTTAAAGGCAGCAACCGTAACTGGAGCAACCAAGCGTCGCATTTAACTATTTTTGCAAATCCGGCGCAGGCGAAAGGTGATACGACATTTACTTACGTTGACCTGCTAGATGGCAACAAGCAAAAGTCGTTTGTCATGCAACGCGATAAAAAGAAAATCAGTCTCGATATTCCCGCGTTGAATCATGCTAGCGAATTGACCGTATTTTTAGTGAAATCACCAAAAAACATATCGCTAAATGGAAAAGCCGCAACATGGAAATTCGACGAGTCCACCCAACAAATTCGTTTGCCGCTAGGTTTGAATGAAAATTCGAAAGTGGAAATAAATTTGTAA
- the rhmD gene encoding L-rhamnonate dehydratase, which translates to MNPRTKIKHVRALVAKGGEGGGGADYHDQGEGHWIDNHIATSMGRYPEYRQSRKSFGINVLGTLVVEIECEDGTVGFAVTTGGEPAAYLVEHHFARFLEGRDPFDYETIWDQMYFASQYYGRKGLVVNAISGVDLALWDLMGRLRGEPVYRLLGGAVRNELQFYATGARPDLAKEMGFIGGKLPLLHGPIEGDEGLKKNVAWLAEMREKCGPDFWLMYDCWMALDVHYATRLAHACQPYGLKWIEEAISPDDYWGYQQLKKQVPPGMLVTTGEHEATRWGFRMLMEMECCDLIQPDVGWCGGVTELLKISAMADARGIMVVPHGSSVYSYHFVITRHNSPFAEFLMMAPKADHVAPMFHPQLLGEPVPFNGRMNVSALDKPGFGVELNPAVKLRRPYVRN; encoded by the coding sequence ATGAACCCAAGAACAAAAATAAAACACGTACGTGCACTCGTTGCGAAAGGTGGCGAAGGCGGCGGAGGAGCTGATTATCACGATCAAGGCGAAGGCCATTGGATTGATAACCATATAGCCACGTCTATGGGGCGATATCCCGAATATCGCCAAAGTCGCAAAAGCTTCGGCATTAATGTACTGGGCACTTTGGTGGTTGAAATTGAATGTGAAGACGGCACTGTCGGCTTTGCGGTGACTACCGGCGGCGAGCCTGCTGCTTATTTGGTTGAACATCACTTCGCACGCTTTTTAGAAGGCCGCGATCCTTTCGATTACGAAACCATTTGGGATCAAATGTATTTTGCGTCGCAATACTACGGCCGCAAAGGCTTGGTGGTGAATGCTATCTCCGGCGTTGACCTCGCGCTCTGGGATCTAATGGGGCGCTTACGCGGTGAACCTGTGTATCGTTTGCTCGGCGGCGCGGTGCGCAATGAATTGCAATTTTATGCAACGGGTGCACGCCCTGATCTCGCTAAAGAAATGGGTTTTATCGGTGGCAAATTACCCCTCTTGCACGGCCCCATTGAAGGTGATGAAGGCCTCAAGAAAAACGTCGCCTGGCTTGCGGAAATGCGCGAAAAATGTGGCCCGGATTTTTGGTTGATGTACGACTGTTGGATGGCGCTCGATGTCCATTATGCAACGCGTCTTGCGCATGCGTGTCAGCCCTACGGATTGAAATGGATTGAAGAAGCCATTTCTCCCGATGATTATTGGGGCTATCAACAACTCAAAAAACAAGTGCCACCCGGCATGCTTGTCACCACCGGCGAACACGAAGCAACGCGTTGGGGTTTCCGCATGCTTATGGAAATGGAATGCTGCGATTTAATCCAGCCCGATGTAGGTTGGTGCGGTGGCGTGACGGAATTATTAAAAATTTCTGCCATGGCCGATGCGCGTGGAATTATGGTTGTTCCGCACGGATCATCGGTTTACAGCTATCACTTTGTTATTACTCGCCACAATTCACCCTTCGCAGAATTTCTAATGATGGCTCCCAAAGCCGATCATGTTGCGCCCATGTTCCATCCACAACTGCTAGGCGAACCTGTGCCCTTTAATGGCCGCATGAATGTATCCGCGTTGGATAAACCCGGCTTTGGTGTGGAATTAAATCCGGCAGTGAAATTGCGTCGGCCTTACGTACGGAATTAA
- a CDS encoding fumarylacetoacetate hydrolase family protein, with protein sequence MKLCRFGQKNSEKPGVIDAQGRLRDLSSVIPDLNADQVRLSKLNSLHDVDISSLPIVEGEQRFGVPVAGIGKIIAVGLNYADHAAESNLPVPSEPIFFTKAITSLNGANDAVMKPRDATKMDWEVELGIIIGKTCRYVDEANALSHIAGYTLVNDISERGFQKERGTQWVKGKGCDTFCPVGPYLVTPDEVGDVQALDMFLNVNGQRMQTGNTKTMIFNVAQCISYISRFITLQPGDLVITGTPPGVGEGKKPEAIYLNVGDEIHLGVTKLGEQRQTVVAFSLANQEIIE encoded by the coding sequence ATGAAACTCTGCCGCTTCGGCCAAAAAAATTCAGAAAAACCTGGCGTGATTGATGCGCAAGGTCGCCTACGTGATCTCAGTTCAGTCATTCCAGATCTAAATGCTGATCAAGTACGTTTATCAAAGTTAAATTCTTTGCATGATGTGGACATCAGCAGTTTACCCATCGTAGAAGGCGAACAAAGATTCGGTGTGCCTGTTGCGGGAATTGGAAAAATTATTGCCGTAGGTTTGAATTACGCCGATCACGCCGCCGAATCCAATTTGCCTGTGCCAAGCGAGCCGATATTTTTTACCAAAGCCATTACTTCATTAAATGGCGCGAATGACGCTGTAATGAAACCGCGCGACGCCACCAAAATGGATTGGGAAGTTGAGCTAGGCATTATTATCGGTAAAACCTGTCGCTATGTAGATGAAGCGAATGCCCTGTCACACATCGCCGGTTACACGTTAGTAAACGATATTTCCGAACGCGGCTTCCAAAAAGAACGCGGCACCCAATGGGTGAAAGGAAAAGGTTGCGATACCTTTTGTCCGGTTGGTCCTTATTTGGTAACGCCCGATGAAGTGGGCGATGTGCAAGCATTGGATATGTTTTTAAATGTAAACGGCCAGCGCATGCAAACGGGCAACACCAAAACCATGATTTTTAATGTGGCGCAATGCATCAGCTACATTTCACGTTTTATTACTTTGCAACCTGGCGATTTGGTGATTACAGGTACTCCACCGGGCGTGGGTGAAGGTAAAAAACCTGAGGCTATTTATTTAAATGTGGGCGATGAAATTCATCTCGGCGTTACCAAATTAGGTGAGCAACGCCAAACCGTAGTCGCATTCAGTCTTGCCAATCAGGAAATCATCGAATGA